The nucleotide sequence CATATTTACCATATTCTATTACATTGTCCTTCCTTACTCCCACTGGGCATCAGGTACAGAAAAGATATATGTACTTTCCAGAGAAGCAAATCATGCTTCAGATACCCTGAGGACAGGAGGTGCAGAGAAAAACTGTTTCTCCCTGGCATAAATCAAGGGATTGCTACTTTCTTCTCAGTCCTTCAATGGTCCAGCAGGGAACAGCACCTCTATCACCTGAACatctgaggaggaggaagagggattgACTACCATTCCATCTCCCCACAGGAGCACTCATCTACCCAGCTACTCACCTCTGAAATGCTTTCACCCTCCTACCTCTAATCACTCTCACCACAATCTGGCTCAATCCTACTTCTCCCTAGTGCCTAGTCTTCAGTGCCCTCATTTTCTGCTGTGTCCTCTAGAGCATGACCTTATTCGTTCTATTTATTCTCAAATAACAAGCtttttctctcccattccctCTCAAAAAAAACTCTTAGGTCTCTTCTTCTCACATTCGTTCCATCTTCAGGTACTCCCTGAAACTTAGTTTTTGACTAAAAGAAATCAATTGGCTCTCTCTTAGAGGCTGGTTACTGCTTCTCTTATAGCTCTTTACACACAAGGCCTTTGCAAGTGCCACTCTCAGATTCACCCTCTGCTACCACCACTCAGTAACCTTCTTTCCTTTAAAGTTCACTCTACCCTACCAGATTCTTGGTCCTGCCATTTTTTGGCCCACTAGAGCCCTATCCCTGTTCTCCTGTAAGATAAGTACCTAGTTCATCGTTTTCTCCATCCTAGCCCCCGCCTCCAGTTTTATAGCTTCTGAAACCTGTCTAATTCAGTCCACACAGGAGTGTCACTTTAGAATGAGGCCCCAACTATGCTAAATTTACCCCCAATATACTGTTCTGCCACTTGCTATTAGAATGACCTCCTCATAGCATCATGACAATCATAAGACAAAATTATTTATTGACTGGCATGTCCATACACAAGACCATGCAGGATTCTTGAAAGAAAGCAGGTTAAGAACATAGAATCTGGGAAGGGACACCCCTGTGGGTACCTCTTGTCCAACATCCCATTATCTCCACAAATATAGCAGCTATTGTATAGAAGCCCAGTCTTGGGAGTGGGAGGGGTGGCCCAGAGCAAGGTTTGCCCTGAATCCCCCAGGCCCTGATCCAAACCCCAAACCTCATGTCAAAagttccctccttcctccatggATTCCAGCTACTGATGTACCAGGTGGTAATAAAGGCCTCTCTGGGCGAGGAGCTGAGCATGGGTCCCCTGCTCCACAAGCTTCCCCTGTTCCAGCACTAGGATCTGGTCAGCAGCCTGTACAGTCTGCAGGCGGTGTGTGATCATCAGCACTGCCCGACCCCCCTGAAACATACACTTCTGAAGCTaggagatgaagagacagagggTATTAGAGACTCAAACACAGATGCCTCTATGCATATCCCAGCATGGCTTACTGTACATAAGGTAATGAGGGAAATGTAGAACATCAGTGGCTAGGATGGGgtatgaaaggaagaaggaagagatggaacCACACAGACGCATCTGTATTGCCAGTCTCTAACACCTTTCAGAAGACTCCCCTGCTCCATCATCTGGGAAGGAGAATACTAAGAGGAGATACACACAATTTCCCCACTATCCCTTCCACTCCCAGGGTGCATGCTTGTCCCAAAACCTGGTGAAAACTGGACCAGACATGATTTCCCCCATCTCCCTTGCCCCTTATGGCCTTGGTCAGCTATGCTTTTCCCTACTACCACTGCTATATATGACTCAGGCCTTATCCCCATCTGCCTGTAGAGTTCTGTCCTTTTCACAGCACCTTGCCCTTACCGCCTGCTCAAACTCCATATCCAGGGCACTGGTGGCCTCATCCAGGATGAGGACACAGGGATTCCGCACCAGGGCCCGAGCAATGGCCAGGCACTGCTTCTGTCCTGCAGACAACTggttccccttctccccaacagctgaagaaacagaaaacatattCTTCCTCAGAGACAAGGCCTTATGAATACTGCATATATAGGAAACACTGTTCTGCAATCACTCTCATCCTTTACCATTTCCCCTCAGATCAGTCATGAGGATGGGTGCTCAATGGAGCCAACCAGAGAGAAGTCCAAAATACTGTTTAAAATATTGATGAGGAGATCCAAggtaggaagaaggagaaggaacagtGCCAAACTTAGAGTTAATGTACCCAATGGCCTCTGACGAGCACATCAGATGGTGGACAAGCTCTGTTTTGGATATGATGAAGAGACTCATTGGCCAAGTCTCACAGCTTGATGAGGTACCTGTGTTCAGCCCATGCTCCATGTTGGCAATGAATCCATCAGCATGGGCTGCCTGGGCAGCAGCCTTCACCTCATCATCCCCACAGCTCTCCAGCCCATAAACAATGTTGTCCCTCACTGACCCTGAGAACAGCACAGGCTCCTGCTCAACCACAGACACCTGtgtgggggagaggaggctggGTGAGCTAATACGATACAGACATCCAAGGGACCCTCCTCTTCTCCATATgtattcaaagggaaaaaaattctcttttccccGGCCTAGCTCCATGCCTACTTCCCTTCTCCCAATGCTTCTCTCCTCAACTTCATGTCCCTCTCTTCTTTGTCACCTGTGAGTGGAGGTACTGGTGTTGATACTGTGGCAGGGGCTTCCCATCCAGCAGCAGCCGGCCCCCTGTGGGCTGATACAGATTCTGTAGCAATGCAGCCACTGTGCTCTTCCCAGCCCCATTGGGCCCCACTAGGGCTGTCACCTTCCCAGGGTGCAGAGTGAATGTGACTCCCTGGAAGAGAAGGGGTGTggtagaagaaggaaggggagaagaggcagTGAGAGAACATTAGaatccctgccttctttcctttcttcctgcttcCAGAAAGATCATCTATAACCTTTCGCCTTCCCCATTATTTAGTAAAAGGTATGACAAAAGGCAAAGGTTTAGCCTCACCACCTTTTTTTAGATGCAATGAAGCTGAGGACTATGGGGCTGAATGCTTGGGTTCCCACAGGACAAGACCTCAATCTCAGATACCTTGAGAACAAAGTTTTTTGGGTTGGTAGGATAGGCAAAAGAGACTTCTTGGAATTCTACAAAGCCCTGCAGAGTAGAAGGAGCAAGCATTCCATTGGGGGACATCTGTGGCTCACAGTCGAGGTACTGGAACACCTTCTCGGCAGCTCCAACTTTGCTCACCGTATCTCCACAGACATGCAACAGGCTCTgagaaaatgagaagggaagaagtcaagaaatcagAACCTAGTGCCCTAAACACTCACCAGGACAAATATAAATCATCCTTTCTTCTCCACAAATGTACAATCATGTTTCAATAAATGAACCTTCCATTTCCTAGTACCGTGCCTCACCTATTCTATGGCTTTCACCATATTAGAACTGAACAGCTAGAAACCAATTCTGGAATagagataaagacaaaagcaaacaaTGACCATTTCCCCTTACCTTCACACATCTCCCAACATCCTTCTGATAAAGCAGGAAAGAGAGCAGGGCCCCTGTTGTGAGCTCTCCAGCCAGCATCTGCCTTAGCCCACAATTCAATATCAATATATGCATCCCTAGTTGAAGTCcctaaaagagaaagaggaagaagagtgagGATTCGATATATCACCTCACCAAGGGGCCTATCTCCTGTCCTTCTGATTGAAGGCAACACTGATTCCCCAGTGACTGCCTGTGATAATTCTGAGAGAAAGAGGGCATGCAAGCACTGGGACTAGAAAGGGGAATGTCAAATATGAGATCAGAATCTGAAAGTAGCATCACCTGGGCATGCATTTACTCCTCTTGTGTCCCCTTGGCCTGTCCCACTCTAGGCTCACCTGCTTGAAGAGCACATACACTCCATATTCCATGTCCTGGCGCCACTGTAGTTTCCGTCTATGCTCCAGGGCCTCCTTATAGCGCTGGGCCTCATCCTCCTCTGCCCCCAAACTCCTCACAGTTATCAAGTTTCCCACTGCCTCCTGCACCACCTGTCTAGCCGTTGCTACTGTATCTTGCATCCTACGGAGTATTGCCTAGTGAAAAGGCATCAGAGGGAAGGTAAGTGAGGAGGGAGGTTAAAGCACCCCATCTCCCATATTGCAGCTATGATTCCTATGTCAGATCCAAGTTCTCTCCCCAGTTTTGCTTCTATCTTTTCCACCAAGGATACTCCTAGAGCCCATCCCACCAGCACCAGTCCATGCCTCTCCCCTAATCCCTATTCCTGTCCACGTATACCTGATGTCTGGCATTAAAGACCTTCTCAGCAGCCATTAAGAGGGGTATCTCAAACAGGGAAAGGAGGGTGAGCCAAGGTGAGAGGTTGAGCATGAAGATGTATTGCCCCATGACCTTCATCAAGTTCTGAATGAGCACATTGGCATTGCCAGGGAGCCAGCGACTCATTAGGATAGTGTCAGAGCTCAGGCGTGAGTTTAACTCCCCTagggagaagagaacaaaagactATGCTGTATTAGGATacagaggtggagaacctgcagcctcaaggccacatgtagccctctaggtgctttgactgaatctaaaccacagaataaatccccttaataaaaggatttgttccacaaaacttggacttagtcaaaaggttgcacccaaggacctcgaaggccgcatgtggcttcaaggtcacaggttccccacccctgcttaggCAGAACCAGAAGCCACAGCTGAGGCAACTCATCATCAGGATCATCAAAAACTCAGACCTGCCTCTAGGCCCCTGCCTCCTTTCTTCTACTGTGGGGAGAGACATGGGGTCTCCACAACCCACTCTGATAGGAACCTAGCTATGTGGCAATGGAAGAAGGAGGCAGGTAAGCCATGGAAGGGGCCCTGAGGGGTCAGGAAGGCCCAATGGAACCAAAGTTCTAGGCTTTGTACCCCACCTGTCTTGTTCTTCTGGAAGAAACTAAGGTCTTGGCGCAGCAGGGAGGAAAAGAGCAGACGCCGAATGCGAAGGTTGATTCGGGAGAGGACAATGGTGAAGAGGTATCCTCGACAGCCTGCAAAGAATAAGCTGTGGggatgagaaagacagagacatgaGGAGGCATACatgtgggaaagagaaagagagaagaaaatcaatgGAAGAGGAGGGATAAAGGTGAGGGAAAGACAAGGAGAGTACACAGGAAATGCCACTTAGGTCGTGTGTGGAAAGAGGAGGGACATGACACGAGAGGACCTGAGGAGCATAAGAAGGGTGTTTAATTCAAATGTCCAAGCCTTTATTGAGAACCTGCTCTGTGTTCAGCTATCTACTACAGGACATTATGATTATAAGAGAAGGGAAATGTATGGGCATGGATAGCCCCATCAGAAAGGAATAAAGACTCTGTCACTTCCACCTAATTTAACTCTATATTATCTAGATTtctactctctgcctcagttcccctgACTCTCCCTGAGTTCTAGAGCTTGTTTGGTAACTGTCACCATTCCTCTAGGGATCCCTCTTAATCTTGACAGAGGAAACCCATTTTCCTCTTAGTTCATTCAAGACAAGTTTGTATATTTTCAGAATAATTCGCTAAAGCACTaaaagataatgaagtaataaagAATCTAAAAagtcaattaaaaatttaaaaatgtttctgagaAATTGGAGGAAATGCAATAAATCTACATAAGTCAACATTttcatataataacaataaaacccAACAGTAAGAGAAagagtatttcatttaaaataattgaagaataCATAAAATCTCTGGGAAACTTACCAAGATTCACACGAGAACAATATACAGAAAACTATATATTACTGCTTACAAAAAAAACTGATAGAAAcgattggaaaaatattaattcctcATAAGTAGgatgagtcaatataataaaaatggcaatgctACTtgagttaatttacttattcagtgccatgtcaATCAAAGTAATAAGCAATTATTTCACAGCactacaaaaataataacaaaattcatgaagagatttaaaaaggtCAATAATCTCATGAgcaggaatgaaagaaaaaaggcccCAAGAGGGCCTAGcccttttcatttctaaaatatatatagaaaactgagtccaatttataagaaaagaagtcattccctaactgataaatggtcaaaggatgtgaacaggcagtttttagaggaagaaattaaagctatctataggcatatttaaaaaatgttctaaatcactattgattagaaaagtgcaaatcaaaactactctgaggtaccacatcatgcctatcagattgactaacatgacaaaataggaaaatgattaatgctggagaagatgtgggaaaattggaacactgaggCATTGttcgtggagttgtgaagtgatccaaccattccggagagcaatttggaactatgcccaaacggCTATAAGAATATCCATACCATTTGGCCCAGCGATAGggttctagggctgtatcccaaagagatcatacaaatgggaaaaggatcacatgtacaaaaatatttctagcagctcttcttgtggtatcaaagaattggaaattgaggggatgtccattaattggagaatggctgaacaagccatggtatatgtatgtaatggaatagtattgtgctataagaaatgatgagcaggcaaacttcagaaaaacctggaaagacttatatgaactgatgctgagtgaggggagcagagccaggacaacACTGTACGGATTGACagtaatactgtatgatgatcaactctgaatttCTTAGATATTCTCACCAATATATTGATCTAAGACTATTCGAAAGAACTCATGGTGAAAACCACTATCAACCTCCAGGGAAAGAccttacagagtctgaatgcagaccaaagcatattattttcacttttttatgtttttcttttctggtttatgttttcttttcccataagactaatatggaaatacattttgcatgattacatatgtataatctatattaaattagTGATtgcctcagggaggggggaggtaaaggaaagaaggagacaatttggaactcaaaatttaaaaaaaaaaagctaattttttttacatgcaattggggaaaacatttttattgaaaatattttagaaaggaacaaaataaccctcaaattagagaaacatggaaaaaattaccaAGATTTATGGATAGAAGcaaagttcatgaccaaaaaagaaagagaaaacatcagaagctaaaatggataactttgaatACATAAAATTTGAAAGATTTAATGTAAAGAAATTCAATTAAGCTAAGatcaaaaaggaaacaattaactAGGAAAAATGTCCTTCATAAAGGTCTCCATTTCCAAGATACATGTATATGGaacagattcaaatttataagaataaaagccattgtCTAATTcataaatggtctaaggatatgtACAAACAATTCTCAAGAGAAAATATTCAGGCTtttagccacatgaaaaaaatgctctgaattaccattaatttttaaaaatgcaaattaaaacaactctttaaaCAACCTTGGACCCAttagattgacaaagatgacaagaaaaaagaaaatagcaaatgttGGAGGCCCTGtaggaaaataggcacactgaTGTACTGTTCATGGGCCTGTGAATTACTGTAGCCATtttggaaaagaatttggaattgtaCATGAAAAGTTAGTAAACAATACATGATGGCCTTTGATCTAGCCACACCATATTAGGCCTATACCCAAAAGAtaacaaagaaataggaaaatggcggaaaaataaaaaacctttatagtagctcttttggtggcaaaacaaaagaaaacaaaacaaaaaaccaaccctAGAAGCTACAAGGATACAAA is from Trichosurus vulpecula isolate mTriVul1 chromosome 7, mTriVul1.pri, whole genome shotgun sequence and encodes:
- the LOC118858246 gene encoding antigen peptide transporter 2-like, whose amino-acid sequence is MQLPALKPWVPVLLTDLTLLWLLQELECSLFLPGLSGLWLEGAFRMGVLWGVLSLLGELGKVGELLPTLCLSIPLFLSLRTLVPGALNAPPVLLASAPWTWMLVAYGGVGLGWAVWEVLSPSEPLLLAQEKEQGQKNKAMMWRLLRLSWPDLPFLVAAFIFLTVAVIGETFIPHYTGRVIDILGQDFDSDTFVTAIFFMCLFSLGSLFFAGCRGYLFTIVLSRINLRIRRLLFSSLLRQDLSFFQKNKTGELNSRLSSDTILMSRWLPGNANVLIQNLMKVMGQYIFMLNLSPWLTLLSLFEIPLLMAAEKVFNARHQAILRRMQDTVATARQVVQEAVGNLITVRSLGAEEDEAQRYKEALEHRRKLQWRQDMEYGVYVLFKQGLQLGMHILILNCGLRQMLAGELTTGALLSFLLYQKDVGRCVKSLLHVCGDTVSKVGAAEKVFQYLDCEPQMSPNGMLAPSTLQGFVEFQEVSFAYPTNPKNFVLKGVTFTLHPGKVTALVGPNGAGKSTVAALLQNLYQPTGGRLLLDGKPLPQYQHQYLHSQVSVVEQEPVLFSGSVRDNIVYGLESCGDDEVKAAAQAAHADGFIANMEHGLNTAVGEKGNQLSAGQKQCLAIARALVRNPCVLILDEATSALDMEFEQALQKCMFQGGRAVLMITHRLQTVQAADQILVLEQGKLVEQGTHAQLLAQRGLYYHLVHQ